In Pseudomonadota bacterium, the following are encoded in one genomic region:
- the lptG gene encoding LPS export ABC transporter permease LptG — MKLPLSLSRYFTKSFLFWLSVFFFGILVLIFLFDFSELIRRASTRPHVTISLITQMAFLRLPHLGQQLLPFTVLFSTMFCLWQFNRNNEIVVARAAGISVWQMLTPLMFAATLVGTFDLTIINPISSAFMARYNSLNEKHFLGRSNQFSIAESGLWFRQSTPQNTYVLRVGYITPHKLEVKDVSILEYSDRDRLKNLMNAELGLFDNGDLLLTNVWTFPVDGNPQKYPSYRYRTDLSIDQLQNSLLTTEVLSFWSLPKMIHLMQKSGLTGHKYRLHWHSLIARAFWLITMVIIAAVCSLRPIRQGRTVMLIISGTTIGFMLYFLKDITYAMGQSATLPLTLAAWAPFGLSTLIAVAVLLHLEDG, encoded by the coding sequence ATGAAATTGCCCCTGAGCCTCTCACGCTACTTTACAAAATCATTTCTGTTTTGGTTATCTGTATTCTTTTTTGGCATTCTAGTCCTCATTTTCTTATTCGATTTTTCAGAGTTAATACGCAGAGCCTCGACGCGTCCTCATGTGACCATTTCTCTTATTACACAAATGGCCTTTCTAAGACTTCCGCATCTAGGACAACAATTGTTACCTTTTACCGTTTTATTCTCGACCATGTTTTGCCTGTGGCAATTTAACCGTAATAACGAAATCGTTGTTGCAAGAGCTGCGGGCATCTCTGTCTGGCAGATGTTAACCCCTTTAATGTTTGCTGCAACACTCGTGGGGACCTTTGACCTTACCATCATTAACCCGATATCTTCCGCCTTTATGGCACGCTATAATTCCCTCAATGAAAAACACTTCTTGGGAAGATCCAATCAATTCTCCATTGCCGAAAGTGGATTGTGGTTTAGGCAATCAACACCGCAAAACACATACGTCCTTCGGGTAGGATATATTACTCCACACAAACTTGAAGTCAAAGATGTAAGCATTTTAGAATATTCAGATCGGGATCGGCTTAAGAATCTTATGAACGCCGAGTTAGGGCTATTCGACAACGGTGATCTACTGCTTACAAATGTGTGGACCTTTCCAGTTGATGGCAACCCTCAAAAATACCCTTCTTATCGATATAGGACAGACTTATCTATAGACCAACTACAAAACAGCCTGTTAACAACTGAAGTCCTCTCATTTTGGTCGTTGCCCAAAATGATCCATTTAATGCAAAAATCTGGGTTGACGGGACATAAATATCGCTTGCACTGGCATTCACTTATAGCTCGTGCCTTTTGGCTTATCACAATGGTTATTATCGCAGCTGTGTGCTCGTTAAGACCGATCCGCCAAGGAAGAACCGTAATGCTAATTATCTCTGGGACAACGATCGGTTTTATGCTTTATTTCTTAAAAGATATTACCTACGCAATGGGACAGTCTGCAACTTTACCGCTCACACTGGCTGCTTGGGCACCCTTTGGCCTGAGCACCCTCATAGCAGTGGCCGTTCTGTTGCATTTGGAAGATGGATAA